A genomic stretch from Kribbella amoyensis includes:
- the glsA gene encoding glutaminase A — MSSEAPRYVSTGHLPASPTVSELVASAYERFRDHREGQVSQVYPALAAVEPDSFGLCVCGTNGELVEHGDSRRTFTIMSVAKPFVFALVCQQAGIDAVRRLVGVNATGFPFNSVEAVERSTTGQTNPMVNAGAIATTSLAPGSSRAERWQFLADGLSRFAGRPLALDVDVLASALATNHRNRALAALLRSYDALAGDPDEAIDLYTRQSCLSVSAADLAAMGATLADGGVCPTTNERVVDQDVARVTLAVMAIAGLYETSGDWLLDVGVPGKSGIGGGIVTVSPGKGALGTFAPRLDAAGNSVRGQLAAQYLSRHLGLDLLASQPVHPTKSGSSTAVR; from the coding sequence ATGTCGTCCGAGGCCCCGAGGTACGTCTCCACCGGCCACCTGCCCGCGTCGCCGACGGTGAGCGAGCTCGTCGCCTCCGCGTACGAGCGCTTTCGGGATCACCGTGAGGGGCAGGTGTCCCAGGTGTACCCCGCTCTCGCTGCGGTCGAGCCGGACTCCTTCGGCCTGTGCGTGTGCGGAACCAACGGCGAACTGGTCGAGCACGGGGACTCCCGCCGGACGTTCACGATCATGAGCGTGGCCAAGCCGTTCGTGTTCGCGCTGGTCTGCCAGCAGGCGGGGATCGACGCCGTCCGGCGACTCGTCGGCGTCAACGCCACCGGATTCCCGTTCAACTCAGTCGAAGCGGTCGAACGGTCGACGACCGGGCAGACGAATCCGATGGTCAACGCGGGCGCGATCGCCACGACGAGCCTGGCGCCCGGAAGTTCGCGGGCCGAGCGATGGCAGTTCCTCGCCGACGGCCTGTCCCGGTTCGCCGGCCGGCCGCTCGCGCTCGACGTCGACGTCCTGGCGTCCGCACTGGCGACGAACCACCGGAACCGCGCGCTCGCCGCCCTGCTGCGCAGCTACGACGCGTTGGCCGGCGATCCGGACGAGGCCATCGACCTGTACACCCGGCAAAGCTGCCTCAGCGTCTCGGCGGCCGACCTGGCCGCGATGGGCGCCACTCTGGCCGACGGCGGCGTCTGCCCGACCACCAACGAGCGCGTGGTGGACCAGGACGTAGCCCGCGTCACCCTGGCCGTCATGGCGATCGCGGGCCTGTACGAAACCTCCGGCGACTGGCTCCTCGACGTAGGCGTGCCGGGCAAGAGCGGAATCGGCGGCGGCATCGTCACGGTCTCCCCCGGCAAAGGCGCCCTCGGCACCTTCGCGCCCCGACTGGATGCCGCAGGCAACAGCGTCCGCGGGCAACTCGCGGCCCAGTACCTCTCCCGCCACCTCGGCCTTGACCTCCTCGCCTCCCAACCCGTCCACCCGACGAAGAGCGGATCATCCACTGCTGTCCGGTGA
- a CDS encoding SLC13 family permease, with translation MDDSTISLIILACVVALFVWNRLPVDLVAVLTALALWISGVLDFTAVLAGFGDPVVIFIASLFVVSEGIDATGVTTWAGQTLVRHVGTNRTRLLLALTGLCAVMSALITLNGAVAALLPLVVMLAGRIGEVPSRMLMPLAFSGSAGALLVLTASPVNVIVSDAASEAGEGTFRFFSFALVGVPLVLGTIALSVLLGPRLLPTIRPVHTFTNLARHADTLALHYPLSEGFYRLRVGARSPVLGSVSGEIDLTTYPDVAIVGTEDGRGRSLDNEVLAVDDVLVVTGPPEQVDRLVADAALATTMTPTPISELLTGETGVAEAVVPPRSSLVGETVFPGMRRDNDVLIVAVQRMGKDRGSRPTALAEGDALVVHGPWPALEALARDRDVLLVDSPELVRRQAVAWGPRASVAVAIVAVMVMLLATGLVPPSMAGLGAATAMVLTRVVGPQQAYRAVSWPIVVLIGGLIPLSTAIQTSGAADRIAELVIDAVGAGRPYLLLLAFFLLTATLGQVVSNTATVLIVTPIAVAAAQGTGTSVRPLLMLIAVAGAASLLTPVATPANMMIMSPAGYRFGDYWKLGLPVMLWWLAVALVIIPLVWPF, from the coding sequence ATGGACGACAGCACGATCAGCCTGATCATCCTGGCCTGCGTTGTCGCACTGTTCGTCTGGAACCGCCTGCCGGTCGACCTGGTCGCCGTCCTCACGGCCCTGGCCCTCTGGATCAGCGGGGTGCTCGACTTCACCGCCGTGCTGGCCGGTTTCGGCGATCCGGTGGTCATCTTCATCGCGTCGTTGTTCGTGGTCAGCGAAGGGATCGACGCCACCGGGGTGACGACCTGGGCCGGCCAGACCCTCGTCCGGCACGTCGGCACCAACCGGACCCGGCTGCTGCTGGCGCTGACCGGTCTGTGTGCCGTGATGTCGGCGCTGATCACCTTGAACGGCGCGGTCGCAGCCCTGTTGCCTCTGGTCGTGATGCTCGCCGGCCGGATCGGCGAGGTGCCGTCGCGCATGCTGATGCCGCTGGCCTTCAGCGGCAGCGCCGGTGCTCTGCTCGTCCTCACCGCGTCGCCGGTCAACGTGATCGTCTCCGATGCGGCGAGCGAAGCCGGTGAGGGCACGTTCCGGTTCTTCTCCTTCGCTCTGGTCGGCGTGCCGCTGGTCCTCGGAACGATCGCCCTGTCGGTCCTGCTCGGACCACGTCTGCTGCCCACGATCCGGCCGGTCCACACCTTCACCAACCTGGCCCGCCACGCCGACACGCTCGCGCTGCACTACCCGCTGAGCGAGGGCTTCTACCGCCTGCGCGTCGGTGCGCGGTCACCGGTGCTCGGCTCGGTCTCGGGCGAGATCGACCTGACGACGTACCCGGACGTGGCGATCGTGGGAACAGAGGACGGTCGGGGACGCTCACTGGACAACGAGGTGCTCGCCGTCGACGACGTCCTGGTAGTGACCGGACCGCCGGAACAGGTCGACCGACTCGTGGCCGACGCGGCGCTCGCGACCACGATGACCCCGACGCCGATCAGCGAACTGCTCACCGGAGAGACCGGGGTGGCGGAGGCCGTGGTCCCACCGAGGTCTTCCCTGGTCGGAGAGACCGTGTTCCCCGGGATGCGCCGGGACAACGACGTACTGATCGTCGCGGTCCAGCGGATGGGGAAGGATCGCGGCAGCAGGCCGACCGCTCTGGCCGAAGGCGATGCGCTCGTCGTACACGGTCCGTGGCCCGCCCTCGAGGCGCTGGCCCGGGACCGGGATGTCCTCCTGGTGGATTCGCCCGAGCTGGTCCGGCGCCAGGCCGTGGCCTGGGGACCGCGAGCGTCCGTGGCCGTCGCCATCGTCGCCGTCATGGTGATGCTGCTCGCCACCGGTCTGGTACCGCCCTCGATGGCGGGTCTGGGGGCCGCGACCGCGATGGTGCTGACCAGGGTCGTCGGACCGCAGCAGGCGTACCGGGCGGTGTCGTGGCCGATCGTGGTCCTGATCGGCGGCCTGATTCCGTTGTCGACGGCCATCCAGACCAGCGGTGCGGCGGACCGGATCGCCGAGCTGGTCATCGACGCGGTCGGGGCCGGCCGGCCGTACCTGCTGCTGCTGGCGTTCTTCCTGCTCACCGCGACGCTCGGCCAGGTGGTCAGCAACACCGCGACGGTCCTGATCGTGACCCCGATCGCGGTCGCCGCGGCGCAAGGGACCGGTACCTCGGTCCGGCCGCTGCTGATGCTGATCGCGGTCGCCGGCGCCGCGTCGTTGCTGACCCCGGTCGCCACGCCTGCGAACATGATGATCATGAGTCCGGCCGGCTACCGCTTCGGCGACTACTGGAAGCTCGGCCTGCCCGTGATGCTGTGGTGGCTCGCGGTGGCGCTCGTGATCATCCCGCTCGTCTGGCCGTTCTGA
- a CDS encoding AbgT family transporter — MTAKAAATKEPRKGGVQRMLDGIERVGNKVPHPALIFLALILLVIVLSQILAWAGTSVTTEVAEPTTVEVMPEYPGGTSVPGSDTPPAPAVPDFETKTETITAESLLSGDGIRFIFTTAVQNFNDFGVVAVILVAMIGVGVAEEAGLIAALIRKMVKVAPPVTITFIIVLLGGISSVASDAGYLVLIPLGAAAFVSLGRHPLAGIAAAYAGVSAAFFVNILITPADGIITEVTNETIQLVAPDVTLNVTNNFYFSIAATIFCAIVMTIITERILEPRLGKYDPAEAPPDAPEDHHATDEEMALESRGLRWSGIYLLVAVVIVSALTFIPGAPLRNPDTGEIFGNSPFMSSLLFIISMLFLAAGLGYGRGSKSLTGSTNVINAIVKTFNGLGGLIFLMLLIAQFIAYFNYSNMSTLAATGLADLLERADIGALPLLIGFILLVVVIDLIMPGVIPKWAILAPIFIPLFYRLGIAPQTVIAAYRVGDGPVNVITPLMVYLPFIVLVCQKYRKKAGLGTVVSMMLPYTIIVLVAWTLFYVAWYLIGIPWGPDAPVHLG; from the coding sequence GTGACCGCCAAGGCCGCCGCCACGAAAGAACCGCGCAAGGGCGGCGTCCAGCGGATGCTCGACGGCATCGAGCGGGTCGGGAACAAGGTTCCGCATCCCGCCCTGATCTTCCTCGCTCTGATCCTCCTCGTCATCGTGCTCTCGCAGATCCTGGCCTGGGCGGGCACCAGCGTGACCACCGAGGTCGCCGAGCCGACCACGGTCGAGGTGATGCCGGAGTACCCGGGCGGCACCAGCGTTCCGGGGTCGGACACGCCACCGGCCCCCGCCGTCCCGGACTTCGAGACCAAGACCGAGACGATCACCGCCGAGAGCCTGCTGTCCGGTGACGGCATCCGCTTCATCTTCACCACGGCCGTGCAGAACTTCAACGACTTCGGCGTCGTCGCGGTGATCCTGGTCGCGATGATCGGCGTCGGGGTCGCCGAGGAGGCCGGCCTGATCGCCGCGCTGATCCGCAAGATGGTCAAGGTCGCGCCGCCGGTGACGATCACGTTCATCATCGTCCTGCTCGGCGGCATCTCCAGCGTCGCGTCGGACGCGGGCTACCTGGTCCTGATCCCGCTCGGGGCAGCGGCGTTCGTGTCCCTCGGCCGGCATCCGCTGGCGGGGATCGCCGCGGCCTACGCGGGTGTCAGCGCCGCCTTCTTCGTGAACATCCTGATCACGCCGGCCGACGGCATCATCACCGAGGTCACCAACGAGACGATCCAGCTGGTCGCCCCCGACGTGACCCTCAACGTCACCAACAACTTCTACTTCAGCATCGCGGCGACGATCTTCTGCGCCATCGTCATGACGATCATCACCGAGCGCATCCTCGAGCCCAGGCTGGGCAAGTACGATCCGGCCGAGGCGCCGCCCGACGCGCCGGAGGACCACCACGCGACCGACGAGGAGATGGCGCTGGAGTCGCGCGGACTGCGGTGGTCCGGGATCTACCTGCTGGTGGCCGTCGTCATCGTCTCGGCCCTGACGTTCATCCCCGGCGCCCCGCTGCGCAACCCGGACACCGGTGAGATCTTCGGGAACTCACCGTTCATGAGCAGTCTGCTCTTCATCATCTCGATGCTGTTCCTGGCCGCGGGTCTGGGGTACGGCCGTGGGTCGAAGTCGCTGACCGGCAGCACGAACGTGATCAACGCGATCGTGAAGACGTTCAACGGCCTCGGCGGCCTGATCTTCCTGATGCTGCTGATCGCCCAGTTCATCGCCTACTTCAACTACTCCAACATGTCGACGCTGGCCGCGACCGGTCTGGCCGACCTGCTCGAGCGGGCCGACATCGGCGCCCTGCCGCTGCTGATCGGCTTCATCCTGCTCGTCGTGGTGATCGACCTGATCATGCCGGGTGTGATCCCGAAGTGGGCGATCCTGGCACCGATCTTCATCCCGCTGTTCTACCGGCTCGGGATCGCTCCGCAGACGGTGATCGCGGCGTACCGGGTCGGCGACGGTCCGGTGAACGTCATCACGCCGTTGATGGTGTACCTGCCGTTCATCGTGCTGGTCTGCCAGAAGTACCGGAAGAAGGCCGGGCTGGGCACGGTGGTATCGATGATGCTGCCGTACACGATCATCGTCCTGGTCGCGTGGACGCTCTTCTACGTCGCCTGGTACCTGATCGGGATCCCGTGGGGCCCCGACGCCCCGGTGCACCTCGGCTAA
- a CDS encoding leucyl aminopeptidase family protein — MVAVGTGAADEVDAALVRDLAAEFARAVPWHKRLAVEVPAKVPSLSAADFAQAVTEGVLLARWRYFVGRGADEPTLESLLVVAPDELADEARRGVERGLVVARAYSLGRDLANCPAATLSAVRMAEVALEVGAASGLSVEVFDKDQLIELGCGGLLGVNRGSVDPPRMIRLRYEPDDPTGRIALVGKGVMYDSGGISLKPSDESHAQMKNDMTGAAAVLASMTALRDLGCTAAVTGYLMCTDNMPSGSAMKLGDILRMRNGKTVEVLNTDAEGRLVMADALALATEEPVDAIVDIATLTGACLRTFGVEVAGLMGNNPALIDQLKRAGTASDELVWELPLYRPYRSQLDSSVADFTNMGGVNAGSITAALFLEEFVDGHPWAHLDIAGTAQLPAPRTWRNKGATGFGTKLLIEFALGFRRPADDQAASS; from the coding sequence ATGGTGGCTGTCGGTACCGGAGCGGCCGACGAGGTCGATGCGGCCCTGGTGCGCGACCTGGCCGCTGAGTTCGCGCGGGCCGTCCCTTGGCACAAGCGGCTGGCCGTCGAGGTCCCGGCGAAGGTGCCGTCGCTCTCCGCCGCGGACTTCGCCCAAGCGGTCACCGAGGGCGTCCTGCTCGCTCGATGGCGGTACTTCGTCGGCCGCGGCGCTGACGAGCCGACCCTGGAGTCCCTGCTGGTGGTGGCCCCCGACGAGCTCGCCGACGAGGCCCGCCGCGGGGTGGAGCGAGGGCTGGTCGTGGCGCGGGCCTACTCCCTCGGCCGCGATCTGGCGAACTGCCCGGCCGCCACGCTGTCCGCGGTCCGGATGGCCGAGGTCGCGCTGGAGGTGGGCGCGGCGAGCGGTCTGAGCGTCGAGGTCTTCGACAAGGACCAGTTGATCGAACTGGGCTGCGGCGGTCTGCTCGGGGTCAACCGCGGCAGCGTGGATCCACCACGGATGATCCGGTTGCGCTACGAGCCCGATGACCCGACAGGCCGGATCGCGTTGGTCGGCAAGGGGGTCATGTACGACTCCGGCGGCATCAGCCTGAAGCCGAGCGACGAGTCGCATGCGCAGATGAAGAACGACATGACCGGAGCCGCGGCTGTGCTGGCCTCGATGACGGCGCTGCGCGATCTCGGCTGCACCGCGGCCGTGACCGGGTACCTGATGTGTACCGACAACATGCCCTCCGGTTCGGCGATGAAGCTCGGCGACATCCTGCGGATGCGCAACGGCAAGACTGTCGAGGTACTCAACACCGACGCCGAGGGGCGGCTGGTGATGGCCGACGCGCTGGCGCTCGCGACCGAGGAACCGGTCGACGCGATCGTGGACATCGCGACACTGACCGGCGCCTGTCTGCGGACCTTCGGCGTCGAGGTGGCCGGCTTGATGGGGAACAACCCCGCTCTGATCGACCAGCTGAAGCGGGCCGGTACCGCCTCCGACGAGCTGGTCTGGGAGCTTCCGCTGTACCGGCCGTACCGGTCGCAGCTGGACTCGTCGGTCGCCGACTTCACCAACATGGGCGGCGTCAACGCGGGATCGATCACGGCCGCGCTGTTCCTGGAGGAGTTCGTCGACGGCCACCCGTGGGCGCATCTGGACATCGCTGGGACCGCCCAACTGCCCGCGCCGAGGACCTGGCGCAACAAGGGCGCGACCGGCTTCGGGACCAAGCTGCTGATCGAGTTCGCCCTCGGCTTCCGCCGGCCGGCCGACGACCAGGCGGCAAGCTCGTGA
- a CDS encoding amidohydrolase, whose amino-acid sequence MYDLIELSELYKDLHAHPELSLQEVRTARVVADRLRALGFEVTEGVGGTGVVGSLANGAGPTALLRADMDALPVDEQTGLTYASTVRSADQHGQDVPVMHACGHDMHVTCLLGAAAALAGDRDSWRGTLVLAFQPAEELGVGAQAMVDDGLFELVGTPDVVLGQHVSPLPAGVLGLTAGPCFAGADTVKITLYGRGGHGSRPEVCVDPVVMAAATVLRLQTIVSRDVAASDPVVVTIGSMRAGTKENIIPDEAELQLSIRTFEPAVLRTVLASIERIVNGEAATSGAPRAPRIDHPMSFPAVVNDPDAVARTRPLFAAEFGPGRLVDPGPVTGSEDVGILARAAGAPCVFWLLGGADPQHFAGLTEMADLHEAVAKLPSNHSPLYAPVIEPTISTGVAALTAAARGWLPKEQP is encoded by the coding sequence ATGTACGACCTGATCGAGCTGTCCGAGCTGTACAAGGATCTGCACGCGCACCCGGAGTTGTCGCTGCAGGAGGTCCGCACCGCTCGGGTCGTCGCGGACCGGCTCCGCGCCCTCGGCTTCGAGGTGACGGAGGGAGTCGGCGGTACCGGCGTCGTCGGCAGCCTGGCCAACGGTGCCGGGCCGACCGCCCTGCTCCGCGCCGACATGGATGCGCTGCCGGTCGACGAGCAGACCGGGTTGACCTATGCGAGTACCGTGCGGAGCGCCGACCAGCACGGTCAAGATGTCCCCGTGATGCACGCCTGCGGTCACGACATGCACGTCACCTGTCTGCTCGGCGCCGCAGCGGCCTTGGCCGGCGATCGCGATTCCTGGCGAGGCACCCTGGTGCTGGCCTTCCAGCCTGCCGAGGAACTGGGGGTAGGGGCCCAGGCGATGGTCGACGACGGCCTGTTCGAGCTCGTCGGGACACCGGATGTTGTGCTCGGCCAGCATGTGAGCCCACTGCCGGCGGGGGTCCTCGGACTCACTGCGGGACCCTGTTTCGCCGGTGCCGACACCGTGAAAATCACCCTCTACGGGCGAGGCGGTCATGGCTCCCGGCCGGAGGTCTGCGTCGATCCCGTCGTGATGGCCGCCGCGACGGTCCTGCGGTTGCAGACGATCGTGTCGCGCGACGTCGCCGCGAGCGATCCGGTCGTGGTGACCATCGGGTCGATGCGAGCGGGGACCAAGGAGAACATCATCCCCGACGAGGCCGAGCTGCAGCTGAGCATCAGGACGTTCGAGCCGGCCGTCCTGCGCACGGTGCTGGCCTCCATCGAGCGGATCGTGAACGGAGAAGCCGCGACGTCGGGCGCGCCCCGAGCTCCGCGAATCGACCACCCGATGTCCTTTCCGGCGGTCGTGAACGATCCCGACGCGGTCGCCCGCACCAGGCCGCTCTTCGCGGCGGAGTTCGGCCCGGGGCGCCTCGTCGACCCCGGTCCGGTGACCGGGAGCGAGGACGTCGGGATCCTGGCCCGCGCGGCCGGCGCTCCCTGCGTCTTCTGGCTGCTCGGCGGCGCCGATCCCCAGCACTTCGCCGGCCTCACCGAGATGGCCGACCTGCACGAGGCCGTCGCGAAGCTCCCGTCGAACCACTCCCCGTTGTACGCACCCGTCATCGAGCCGACGATCAGTACAGGCGTCGCCGCTCTGACAGCGGCCGCCCGCGGCTGGCTCCCCAAGGAGCAACCGTAA
- a CDS encoding LuxR C-terminal-related transcriptional regulator: MPRDPPAARVWVERPGLMRTLDEAVRGAVTLVVAPAGAGKTLTLARWTSERAQLPVDWIRTGSGIDPQQLADELRAAAVVAALERRLSRTALSRRMTADLAGREAERLLVIDDAHLMAAGCFTLLDELIASCPTALRIVLICRWDPPLDRLVPSLQGELTTIRGRSLRMSRREAAELVLAHGKDLPAEAVAAIVERARGWPALIVLAARTVAGLPEPARAAEHLSDGGWLMADQLTGQVFSALAGRARHLLLCVASEETVTVDTAVWLSGDPRAGESLAELEESGLLVSREYDAEPAGPVRYRIHPLLSEVLRRQSNAGGVDVLQARAMLGRAARWDVANGDLGQGFRRLVAVRAWDEVVELIAERGMELLMLGQDQQFRQIVHAAPEVVDACPRAWATLAIERMIHGDPAGARHWKDRLDDSQALDEAVIGSIEVMSLRLAWAWSDAAALTTAVDQARALLEEMTVPTASGAWLLVQLGTAENWLGQLTAAQGHLRRAATAGELLGLPGVLSAALSHLALTEYLEGRYRNCCALVDRVLELVGTAGSAVDDVAVRARIVRELARSWQTGALVAVIDSSEILRGDVHLDPATAVLRSILDGRIRVAAEAKDLDVPVDLAPTTLPWTPAHLAAALLSERCVQALLGNDRSTLVELTAELDLIGADAEATVVRALCVDLSGDREQASATLEPVVDNTVPALLSMTRWVALVCQAQLKDSLGYQAAAESMLREAIRGTAPHGVSGVFFGWSLNGTPTYDLLHRIADQESSPWLDELCDQMRDRNGWKTLLRRSRVAGSTGSSQSPGGDAIDPAFVPGLTHREHDVLVQLAGGNSYADIAVALFISENTVKTHVSSLYSKLGASGRSRALKIARTLELI, translated from the coding sequence ATGCCCCGAGATCCACCGGCCGCGCGGGTCTGGGTGGAACGCCCGGGCCTGATGCGGACCCTGGATGAAGCGGTGCGCGGGGCGGTGACCCTGGTGGTCGCGCCGGCCGGTGCCGGGAAAACGCTCACCCTCGCTCGCTGGACGTCCGAGCGGGCGCAGCTGCCAGTGGACTGGATCAGAACAGGCAGTGGAATCGACCCGCAGCAGCTCGCCGACGAACTCCGAGCGGCAGCGGTAGTCGCCGCGCTGGAGCGCCGGCTGTCACGCACCGCGCTGAGCCGCCGGATGACGGCCGACCTGGCCGGCCGAGAGGCCGAGCGCCTTCTGGTCATCGACGACGCCCACCTGATGGCGGCGGGCTGCTTCACCTTGCTCGACGAGCTGATCGCGAGCTGTCCCACGGCGTTGCGGATCGTGCTGATCTGCCGGTGGGATCCGCCGTTGGACCGTCTGGTGCCCTCGCTCCAGGGCGAGCTCACCACGATCCGGGGCAGGAGCCTGCGGATGTCGCGGCGGGAAGCCGCGGAGCTCGTGCTCGCGCATGGCAAGGACCTGCCGGCCGAGGCGGTGGCAGCCATCGTGGAAAGGGCACGGGGCTGGCCGGCGCTGATCGTCCTCGCGGCGCGCACTGTCGCGGGTCTCCCGGAGCCGGCGCGTGCCGCCGAGCACCTGAGCGACGGCGGCTGGCTGATGGCCGACCAGTTGACTGGTCAGGTCTTCTCCGCGCTCGCCGGTCGTGCGCGTCATCTGCTGCTGTGCGTCGCCTCCGAGGAGACGGTGACCGTTGATACCGCGGTCTGGCTGTCCGGGGATCCGCGGGCCGGTGAGTCGCTGGCCGAGCTCGAGGAGTCCGGACTGCTGGTCAGCCGCGAATACGACGCGGAGCCCGCCGGGCCGGTTCGGTACCGGATCCATCCACTGCTCTCCGAAGTGCTTCGCCGCCAGTCGAACGCGGGCGGGGTGGACGTCCTGCAAGCCCGGGCCATGCTCGGCCGAGCCGCTCGCTGGGATGTCGCCAACGGCGATCTGGGACAGGGCTTCCGGCGGTTGGTCGCGGTCCGGGCGTGGGACGAGGTCGTCGAGCTGATCGCCGAACGGGGGATGGAGCTGCTGATGCTCGGGCAGGACCAGCAGTTCCGGCAGATCGTCCACGCGGCGCCGGAAGTGGTGGACGCCTGCCCCCGGGCCTGGGCGACGCTCGCCATCGAGCGGATGATCCACGGCGACCCGGCGGGTGCCAGGCACTGGAAGGACCGGCTGGACGACAGCCAGGCCCTCGACGAGGCCGTCATCGGCTCGATCGAGGTGATGTCCTTGCGACTGGCCTGGGCGTGGAGCGACGCGGCCGCCCTGACCACGGCGGTCGATCAGGCCCGGGCGCTGCTCGAGGAGATGACCGTCCCGACCGCCTCCGGCGCCTGGCTGCTCGTCCAGCTGGGCACGGCCGAGAACTGGCTGGGACAGCTGACCGCGGCCCAGGGCCACCTCCGCCGGGCCGCCACGGCGGGGGAGTTGCTCGGCCTGCCCGGCGTGCTGTCCGCCGCACTCTCACATCTGGCGCTGACCGAGTACCTGGAAGGCAGGTACCGCAACTGCTGCGCCTTGGTCGACCGGGTCCTGGAGCTGGTCGGTACGGCGGGGTCGGCGGTGGACGACGTTGCTGTCCGAGCCCGGATCGTGCGGGAGCTCGCCCGGTCGTGGCAGACGGGCGCCTTGGTGGCCGTCATCGACTCGTCCGAGATCCTCCGTGGGGACGTCCACCTCGATCCCGCCACCGCCGTCCTCCGATCGATCCTCGACGGCCGGATCCGGGTCGCCGCCGAGGCCAAAGACCTTGACGTGCCGGTCGATCTTGCCCCGACGACGCTGCCGTGGACCCCCGCTCACCTGGCGGCGGCGCTGCTGAGCGAGCGCTGTGTGCAGGCACTGCTGGGCAACGATCGCTCGACGCTGGTGGAGTTGACCGCCGAACTCGACCTGATCGGGGCCGACGCCGAGGCGACCGTGGTGCGGGCGCTGTGCGTCGACCTCAGCGGCGATCGCGAACAGGCTTCGGCGACGTTGGAGCCCGTGGTCGACAACACGGTGCCGGCGCTGCTGTCGATGACTCGATGGGTGGCCCTTGTCTGTCAGGCCCAGCTCAAGGACAGCCTGGGCTACCAGGCCGCGGCCGAGTCGATGTTGCGGGAGGCGATCCGAGGCACGGCGCCGCACGGAGTCAGCGGTGTCTTCTTCGGCTGGAGCCTGAACGGCACCCCTACCTACGACCTGCTGCACCGCATCGCGGACCAGGAATCGTCGCCCTGGCTGGACGAACTCTGCGACCAGATGCGCGACCGCAACGGCTGGAAGACGCTGCTGAGGAGATCCCGGGTGGCCGGCTCGACCGGCTCCAGCCAGAGCCCGGGCGGGGACGCGATCGATCCCGCGTTCGTCCCCGGACTCACCCATCGCGAGCACGACGTGCTGGTCCAGCTGGCGGGCGGCAACTCGTACGCGGACATCGCCGTCGCCCTGTTCATCAGCGAGAACACTGTGAAGACGCACGTCTCGTCGCTCTACTCCAAGCTCGGGGCCTCCGGACGCAGCCGGGCGCTGAAGATCGCGCGCACGCTGGAACTGATCTGA
- a CDS encoding lysylphosphatidylglycerol synthase domain-containing protein — protein sequence MSTPRTEVPTARTRAWLVRIGRVLLVAVLSWLALRLIRGIDWDKVLSAITDLAWWQAVVLVLAGVLRLAVLSGVLFVLIETLRYPQALANESAGAAVSTIAPDPSDVVVRLAMFRSWRIETTSATSGLTLRILGFYVVRLAVPVLGFVLFWIAREYSSGFSWLALVGGTGALLLLGGLVLALRAAKSAAFVGSTLGKVVGGLRPAGGGPEIWSGRVVEFQSHSADRVRRHGATAALVLLLYVLVETGVLITCLSFAGVRIDPGIVLVLGCSFLVVYPMNGLPMMGLGVLDAAYIAFVTDYSDLDPTDLLGGMIVWRLTVQVLPVLLGLTTLAWWRRTTGASAESA from the coding sequence ATGTCAACGCCTAGGACCGAGGTGCCGACGGCCCGGACGAGGGCCTGGCTCGTCCGGATCGGCCGGGTCCTCCTGGTGGCGGTACTGTCCTGGCTGGCCCTGCGGCTGATTCGCGGGATCGATTGGGACAAGGTCCTGTCGGCCATCACCGACCTCGCGTGGTGGCAGGCCGTCGTCCTCGTCCTGGCCGGCGTTCTGCGGCTCGCGGTGCTGTCCGGTGTGCTCTTCGTCCTGATCGAGACTCTGCGCTACCCGCAGGCGCTGGCGAACGAGTCCGCGGGGGCGGCCGTCTCCACGATCGCCCCCGATCCGAGCGATGTCGTGGTCCGGCTGGCGATGTTCCGGTCGTGGCGGATCGAGACCACCTCGGCCACGTCCGGTCTGACGCTCAGGATTCTCGGCTTCTACGTCGTCCGCCTCGCCGTGCCGGTCCTCGGCTTCGTGCTCTTCTGGATCGCGCGCGAGTACTCCAGCGGCTTCTCCTGGCTGGCCCTCGTCGGCGGAACCGGGGCACTGTTGCTGCTCGGAGGACTGGTTCTCGCTCTCAGAGCCGCCAAGAGCGCCGCTTTCGTCGGGTCGACCCTGGGGAAGGTCGTCGGCGGCCTGCGCCCGGCCGGCGGCGGGCCGGAGATCTGGAGCGGCCGGGTCGTCGAGTTCCAGTCACACAGCGCCGACCGGGTCCGCCGCCACGGGGCCACCGCCGCGCTGGTACTCCTGCTGTACGTGCTGGTCGAGACCGGCGTCCTCATCACCTGCCTGTCGTTCGCCGGCGTTCGGATCGACCCGGGCATCGTGCTGGTGCTCGGCTGCAGCTTCCTCGTCGTCTATCCGATGAACGGCCTTCCGATGATGGGACTGGGCGTTCTCGACGCCGCCTACATCGCCTTCGTGACCGACTACAGCGATCTCGATCCGACCGATCTGCTCGGCGGCATGATCGTCTGGCGCCTGACGGTCCAGGTCCTGCCGGTGCTCTTGGGATTGACGACACTCGCGTGGTGGCGGCGGACGACCGGAGCGTCGGCGGAGTCGGCGTAG